A genomic region of Oncorhynchus mykiss isolate Arlee chromosome 16, USDA_OmykA_1.1, whole genome shotgun sequence contains the following coding sequences:
- the LOC110492402 gene encoding ataxin-1-like codes for MNPSPDRGKECLPPKKREFRDGLANQHPPLDEFKPPATPPRTRPSSSSGRGEGGRGSSEEALTNRHSLLPSIPPPLPSPCIPLPLPWHLAYPSSVPLLFLKDQVGKRDDLLPSPFPHHSRCLQGEILPPSPSSSSSSFKSPFPTESRDMWSYFNTGRRDYSSSLFSPSYLFSQPSLYPRDHSLTEGRHRYLGKRPNGLDVPGSRTASASRVALPSGEYRNEPSGSARLGGSPHGSHANGRRRHQDVPTGRFEQFAGFRDFQVTPPEGPDSHSSLQDRDPCGTPKAGISTLIPTSPQPHGAETRAGRGELLDPLGGSVAEAHVYYSLASVYSTLQPSQLSTQAQAQRYPLYSPSGSSLYGLHTMRNSQHSTQGQLNSHSTEKDRERDRQQEQEREREPEGDRDIREIDNKRYGNKDSRELSPGQQYSRPLASPFLPHMTASPSAPHHIPPALLPHFAKGSLIELVGGRLKRVEELRTEDFLRSADTSPEFHLSTCTVLLIGPSNTHGFNHLQVLLTDSNTQELLTVLVEYPFFVRDRGWSSCCPQRTAQLYGLSCRQLSEGDICLALTPLHTRTVPRGHRTHTQARASTHREDMPPPLPPPPLPHPSPALVPPPLPPPPVDPPTQEQTRPRKRRWSAPDLLPPTGTTGLDKTTNLPHGSKQRKWQ; via the exons ATGAATCCCAGCCCTGACCGCGGCAAAGAGTGCCTCCCCCCTAAGAAGAGGGAGTTCCGGGATGGTTTGGCCAACCAGCACCCCCCCCTGGACGAGTTCAAACCACCCGCCACGCCCCCCAGGACCCGGCCCTCAAGCAGctcagggaggggggaggggggcagggggaGCAGCGAAGAGGCTTTGACGAACCGCCACAGCCTGCTACCCTCTAtcccaccccccctcccatccCCGTGTATCCCCCTCCCTCTGCCATGGCACCTGGCCTACCCCTCCTCCGTCCCCCTTCTCTTCCTCAAAGACCAGGTAGGGAAGAGGGATgatcttctcccctcccccttcccccatCACTCCAGGTGTCTCCAAGGTGAAATCCTgccaccctccccctcctcatcctcttcctcctttaaGAGCCCCTTCCCCACTGAATCAAGAGACATGTGGTCCTATTTCAACACAGGCCGAAGGGACTACagctcctctcttttctccccctcttacCTGTTCAGCCAGCCCTCCCTCTACCCCCGTGACCACTCCCTGACTGAGGGCAGACACAGGTACCTGGGCAAAAGGCCCAACGGGCTGGACGTGCCAGGCAGCAGGACTGCCTCTGCATCTAGGGTGGCACTCCCCTCAGGAGAGTACAGGAACGAACCCAGCGGCAGTGCCAGGCTGGGCGGCAGCCCCCACGGTTCCCATGCCAACGGGAGACGGAGACACCAGGACGTTCCCACAGGGCGTTTCGAGCAGTTTGCAGGTTTCCGAGATTTCCAAGTGACGCCTCCGGAGGGCCCTGACTCACATTCCTCTCTGCAGGACAGGGATCCCTGTGGGACGCCAAAGGCTGGGATTTCCACCCTGATCCCCACTAGTCCCCAGCCCCATGGGGCAGAGACCCGGGCAGGGAGAGGGGAGCTACTGGACCCCCTGGGGGGCTCTGTGGCGGAGGCTCATGTCTACTACTCCCTGGCTTCTGTTTACTCCACCCTGCAGCCCAGCCAGCTCAGTACCCAGGCCCAGGCTCAGCGCTACCCACTGTACAGCCCCTCAGGCAGCTCTCTGTATGGCCTGCACACCATGAGGAACTCACAGCACTCAACCCAGGGGCAGCTCAACAGCCAcagcacagagaaagacagagaacgAGACAGACAACAAGAacaagagcgagaaagagagcctgaaggagacagagacatcaGAGAGATAGACAATAAAAGATACGGAAATAAAGACAGCAGAGAGCTCTCTCCTGGGCAGCAGTACTCGCGTCCCCTTGCCTCCCCCTTCCTTCCCCACATGACCGCCTCACCCTCTGCCCCCCACCACATCCCCCCAGCGCTCCTACCTCACTTTGCCAAGGGTTCTCTGATTGAGCTGGTGGGGGGTCGTTTGAAGCGTGTGGAAGAGCTGAGGACGGAGGACTTCCTGAGGAGTGCTGACACCTCCCCAGAGTTCCACCTGAGCACCTGCACCGTGCTGCTTATCGGCCCCAGCAACACACACGGCTTCAACCACCTGCAGGTCCTTCTCACAGACAGCAACACTCAG GAGTTACTGACGGTTCTGGTGGAGTACCCATTCTTCGTGCGTGACCGCGGCTGGTCTTCCTGCTGTCCCCAGAGAACCGCCCAGCTCTACGGCCTGTCCTGCCGCCAGCTCAGCGAGGGAGACATCTGCTTGGCCCTCACCCccttacacacacgcacagtccCCCGGGGCCACAGGACACACACCCAGGCCAGGGCCAGCACACACAGGGAGGATatgccccctcctctccctcctcctcctcttcctcatccctccCCTGCtcttgtccctcctcctctccctcctccccctgtagacCCCCCCACCCAGGAGCAAACACGTCCACGCAAGAGGCGATGGTCAGCCCCCGACCTCCTTCCTCCCACCGGAACTACTGGGCTTGACAAGACCACCAATTTACCTCACGGCTCCAAGCAGAGGAAGTGGCAGTAG